The genomic segment AATAATGTCATCATTCCGATTaaactcaaaaagaaaataatcttatACGTATAAAGTAGGTAAAATGATTTTTGCTTTATAACTTTCCACGTTTTAGCATTTCACCTTAAACttctttttattccatttaaaaagtaaacacatttattttagtttgaagccttacaagtaaacaataaaaaaaaataaataacatgaagTTCTTAACTGATTAATACAGTTCAAagtttatttctattatttttttctttgaaaaaaacaaaacaaaatctacaGTAGCTTATTTATAATGCTCGTTTGTTTTGCGAAAAGTGGTACACTTGAagtatgtatttatgtattcatttattccaTTAATCATGCTTAAGAATAAATTATAGCAAGAATATTGTAGACAATGTTAGCCTACATGTACTTTAGATACCAGCTGGATACTTATTCAGACTAAATTAGAAACATGTGAAATTTATAACATATagatagtatataaaaagttAACTGCCTCTTTTTAGACTAAGTATACTTGGAGTATTGATACATCAAACCATTTCTACTCCAAACTTACTTTTATTTAGCATCATTTGTAAGATATGCACTTTTTTTGTCACAGTTGGAAGTAAGGGCCTTTAAGTAGACTATTTTTTTGTAAGGGTCTAGTTTCAAAatggtaaataaaataataaaatccagAATTAGccacattttcaattttattaactTGTAACAAGTGGGAAaatctgtatatatatatatatatatatatatatatatatataaaacttaaCTGCCTTTTGTGCATAAAAAACCTCTAGTAATTTGTGATGTACGCTTTTCTCCTCAAACCTCAAAAGAACATCTTAGCAGCCCTTGTTAAAGGTCAATGTAAAAATCATcaagtaaatatttaacttctaagtaacaataaaatatttctgaatgtGGTTTTTAAAGGATGTTTTTTGTCATGTCTTTATCTTCAGCTGGAATTTTAAAAGAACCAAACCTTTTTCAATAATTACACCTTTTGCAGacagaacatttatttcataACCATAAATTGGTTTAATTGTAATCAAGTGTCACCAAATGTACCGTGTAAAAGAGAGAAGCACTGTGTCTaaagctgtgtgtttgtgctgttctctctTGCATTTAAGCAGATCTgaaagtgaagaagaagaagacgaccCCCAACACGGCCGCAGCGATGGAGCAGATCAGTACCAACAGACAGGGAGTCACCAGGCAGGTCAAACGACTGCAGGGGCGCCTCGGTCCGGGAAAGAGCAAAGCTACAGTCAAGGACAAGAGGATCAAATCAGCTATTGGTCAGTTCACTTTATAGGAAACCCAATCCAACTTGTCCACTATTTTCTATTACCAATTCCCTCATCTGGCATCAAAGTGTGGATCGTTTCAAAATTTCTAAAATTGCACTAAATTCTACGTTTGTAGTCCCTACTCTGCATCCATGCTTGTCCACAATCCAGTACCTAGTCTAGTTTTTGCTATGTAACTACTTCTTCTCCTTTAAAAGTCCCTCAATAATACCCCAACTATTTCAGAATTcagctttttcatcttttaatctcATCCCCCTCATGCTACGTCAAATTCATTGACTACAAGTTGCTCAATGAATACTTAAAATCCGTTCAGGCTCTTGGTCTTACACCTTTTTTCAaatctcctcttcacttctgcTCCTTCACCTCCATTCTCTGTACCCTCTGTCTGCCTCAACAGCATGAGGAAACCCTGGAACTCTTTTCCGTCTAAAACATTGAttcattttctacttttaaatcTAAGTTTTGAATTCCACTTCTTCTCCTGGTTTGCTCTGGCCcatctttcttttgtttgtattttaggatgtagtttgattttatgtttttaaggcACTTTCAAAAGCAGAAGCTCCATAAAATTGAACCAACTGATGAGCAAAATCAGTTcacatttaaagttaataatttacatttttgtgtgaaattgACCATGTGAGCGTTTTATGTGTAAGGGGATTTACTTTCATTGAAAACGAAGAGCTAAGCATTTCTTAAGGTTTGTTAATTAAGCCTGTGAAAATGttgttggtttaaaaataattgctttAATTGCTAATGGAATTGTTAGATATCAGAATTTTAAGTAAATGACAATATGATGgggaaaaatttgttttaaaagcaaatgGTGTCTTGTCCCTCTGTGATTTCGTGCAGAGGAGTTCAGGAAGAAGCAGGGAAAGACTAACCTGAGCGCCAACCTCAAGTACTTCACAAAAACCACCAGTAAACCCACAGGTTCAGATACTTTcaaggtaagaaaaaaaaaatctgtcaaagacTGTCAGAGGAGGACAATTCAATCATTGCCATAATTTTGTTACATCCgtctttgaagacccactccgatcaaaattgtgtttttaacttgttttttaatcataaaggacatgtataaaaaaaaataagctcaaaGTAGCATTTctaaagaataaagaaatagtatttattttctcaaatttagTGAATCAGGGCAGACAAAAGAAATGTGCTTCATTCAAATACACTACAGGTGTTCCACAATCTCCCTgctctgatccatccacttcaTTTTCCGtgtccgagctggaatctggatcaaaactgtactggTGGATAGCTAtaatatttctcaccatttttgttgcaccaataatgttaaGTTGTggtgttaggggctgtaagctagtgcgAAAACGTGGacacagatgggtgatgggaagtggcgGCGGACCAATAGttcctcccacaactcagagggaagTTTCTAATAAaggaactcctgccgctctgcagaaactatgttctaaaaaatgacaagtttttttcattttggctaatgACGACACAATTATGATTAACAGACCTTTCAAAATACATCAATAgattattggagtgggactttaagactTTACATTCACGAGtttacatcaacattttttttgcagatttatttatttattttttgttttctatgtgaCTCTAATGCCAAATTTGCACCAAAAATGAGCTGCTTGTTAAAGGCTGATCAAAATATTGTTGAAGTTGGCTGTTTTACACCATAAAGTATATTAAATGTCTTCTCCTCAAGAGTTAACTTCTTGTCGTGCACCGTTGAAGTTCTTAGTGGGATACATGATGACGTCATGGTTTTAgacaacttttgttttgaaggtgtattggaagcattttttttctttacattttgtctcAACTTTCTCAGATCCAGAACCATAACAAAGGAAGACAGTCCAGAAATCGCCCCGACAACCCCGCCAAGAAGCCCAAGGAGACGCAGTCTTTGTTCACAGAGGAGGAGTTCCAGCAGTTCCAGAAAGAATACTTTGGAAAGACTGTAGAGGAGAGCAGTTAACACTGCAACACCAAAACACAGCATTTCCACCTCTATGGGATTAGTTTTTGTCAGAAATATATTCTAGAAGTTTGTTTCCTGGACTGAAGAACTGCCTTGTTGCACAggaaaaattaaagtttcagtttttaaacgGTGAGATGTTCACAAATTTCCTGAAGCCTCACTTACAgttatctttatttttccttattgtgtcttctttttctcttaAGGTTAAATAAATGATCCAATCAAGCTTTATATATCTTTGAAGGCCCTCAGAAAAACTTTGAcagctgtgttgttttttttctttagactttTTGTCAGCAGTCTCTGCGGAGATCATTTATTCCATGAGGGAGTTCTTCTGCAGTCGATGTTGTGGTATTTCTTACATATCTATTCAAGTTGGTtcatatcaaaaatattttttgtatcatTCTCAGGTTTAGGCTCTCCCTGCATATCATAATGTagtaaaaagacacattaaATTCACTTTAATCTGTCTCATTTCCAAAAAAGGGTCTTTTTCATTATAACttcaaattattaaattttttgaaaatacttaatgatattttagttttaatcacaaatgtttcaaccgctcttttttttttagtttcctttTGTAGTAAgggaataaaaacaactttaaaaatgtgctaatAATTATGTCGGCATACTTTGGTTTTTAAGTCCATCTCTCATTTATCATGTGGAAtttctgttacattttaaaatttaatttcaaatctGTGTTAGTGCCATAACACTTGGACAATTTGAAGTCGGACTAATCCTGCAGACTCTAATTTAAATCGCAGCACCTTtgaattgttttccttttctcctAATTTGGTTTGCAATGAGCACGACCTCAGTACATGAATAGAGTACAATGATAGTTTTTatctacaacaaaaaatgttgctgcaaaatggaatcaaataaaaaaagatgctaGAAACAGTGATGAGACAGCATTTTTTGAATTGTAATATTGGATAATTCTTTCAAAAAGAATGGGATCTTAATGTTATATGATAcatatttcaaaatttaaaatattggtttttatttcacaaattttatttcatcaaGTTTAGTCCACCAAATTAATACTAAGAaagctaatttattattaactttatattctgttcattttagagcatgattaaataaaaagagactttgtttaaacacatttttgtgtgctGCTTTTAGTCCTGCAACATATTAttctttgattcattttgattttttttttcaacttctgTTGCCGCAGAAGGATTAGAattaagagatttttttgtttgtgttactCAAACAATGCAGATGTCACAGATCATGCAAGAGCCTTTTTcatgtgaaattatttaaactttgcCACTTTATGAGGAAGTACAGCTGCCAGTGTATGAAGAAGTGCTGAAGGTGGTGTTCTTTGgattgatttttacatttcagaaacTCTTGTCTTGAGGAGGTTAAACAGGTGAAACCGGAGTAACTTCTATAATCTATCTAACATGaagacatgtttttgtattccccttcttcccttcttcctcccccttcatttagccctccaaatggggagttaggaaaaaataatgtctcagAATTTATACGTTACTTTtgtttgatgacatcaccaGTCATCGCCGGTCAGCTGCTTTTAGTCCTGCAACATATTactctttgatttatttttacattgtaaAACTTTTggagtaaaacagaaaatgttcaacttcTGTTGCCGCAGAAGGATTAGaattaagagattttttttgtttttgttaactaAACAATGCAGATGTCACAGATCATGCAAGAGCCTTTTTCATGTGAGCAACTTTGTGTTGCGTTTGAGGGAATAAATNNNNNNNNNNNNNNNNNNNNNNNNNNNNNNNNNNNNNNNNNNNNNNNNNNNNNNNNNNNNNNNNNNNNNNNNNNNNNNNNNNNNNNNNNNNNNNNNNNNNNNNNNNNNNNNNNNNNNNNNNNNNNNAGATTGTAGTTTTATTTCCTGCACATCAACTGGTTTCAAGTTTGGTTAGAGTATAACTTATTAAGAATTAGTAAGtaattaaatttaattcttaaaatatttaattaagaGGTTTCTGGTAAGGTTGCATTTGACATTTACAGGCAAGCTGACGGCATTTCAGTTACATGTGCTCAAGGAAATACTTACCTGTTTGTATAACACTGAAATGTTAGGAATGTCACACAGAAAAACAGGCCAGGCCCTTTAACTGGGATTTAGGTCATTGTAAtggatttataaaaataaaaaaataaaaaaatggcattcatgtaaagagaaaataaacaaaaaacagtttgccTTTGTTGGGAGTTTACTGGTATGGCGTTGAACAGGTTTTTGTTGAGAGTGTTTTCCCTTTATCTGCCATCTttacataaacatattttaataaccAGTAAAAAGAAGCCTTAAAGTCTTCTGCCGTGAACAGAAGCTTTAGTGAGTGTGGCAGCATGAACGGTACACATCCTACAGAAATTAGTAATTGTTGCATATATTAATTCTCAATCTAAACTTCATCACATTTGACAAGTTAATATGTTCTagcacaaaaagttttttttttcagaacaagTTGAGAATGCTTTTCATTGTATTGTTCAAAAAAGCAGTAGTGGtgccaaagtgctttacatgggggaaaaaaactttgGAAGGGCGGgaaatgagaacagcagagtggaaaACCATCACAAGTGAAATAGGtattttcaattgttttatttttgatgagtttttaaatcataagtttgccaaaaaaaaagaatttgctCTTACCACAGCATGGAAACTGTTCATAATTTGGCTAAGGACAAGGGGACATGCACACTACAGGGGCGTAGCAAATAATTTGGGGGGCCCGGGGGGTCTGCCTTTATTTGCCGTATTATAGCGCCGCCCCTGGTTCAACAAACGCttactgaaaatattttcattctttAGTAAAATTTGGTTTGACCAAAATTTAAAGTTGTTCAGAAGTTATAAATTGAAATATGGTCATTTTTGCTACTTCTCACAGTGTAAATTTAGCTTGGGGTGTAAAGCTTAATCCCTGTGAATTATGTTAGAATGAACTTtgattgtggtgttttttttgcttggttgtttgtttttttaatcagaatttagaacatgtaattaaaaaatagttttgaacatGACTCATTAACCTCAAACCAACTTACATTCCTTTCCAGATTTATTAAACTCACCTTATCTACAAGAACTCGTTTTGAGTTTCCTGACTTTCTTCTACGTCATTCATTCCTATTTACAGACCAAATTGTTGGTACTTCCCTGCTAGAAAAACATACAGAGGtcgcggcatgctcctaatgagacgacggatggtgtcttgtggcatttcctcccagatctgtgtgagggcatccctgagctgttgtacagtctgaggagcaacctggcggtgCCTAATTGACCCAAACATAATGACCCAGAGATGTTCTactgggtttaagtcaggggatggtgaaggccattcaactgtttcaattccttcatcctccaggtactgcctggaTACTCTTgtcacgtgaggccgggcattgtcgtacattaggaggaaaccaggacctactgcaccagcgtagggtctgacaatgggttcaaggatttcatctggataccttatggcagtcagagcaccatttcctaggcagtagaggtctgtgtgtccctccatggatatgcctccccagaccatcactgacccaccaccaaacctcatgttgaaccacgttgcaggcagcataacgttctccttgtcttctccagactctttcacgtctatcacaggtgctcagggtgaacctgctctcgtctgtgaaaagtacagggcgctagtggtggacttgccaattctggtgttcttgagcaaatgccagtcgaGCTCCACGGTGTTGGGCAGTGAGTACAGGGCCCAGGACgtcgggccctcaggccaccttcatgaagtctgttcctgattgtttggatagaaacattcacaccagtggccctctggaggtcattctgtgggacacgagcagtgctcagcctgttctgCCTttcacaaaggagcaggtattgGTCCTGCtaaggggttgaggaccttctacggccctgtccagctctcccagaataaccaccagtctcctgaaatctcctccatgttctggagattgtgctgggagacacattaaaccttcttttCGCAGCATGTgaggatgtgccatcctggagaagttggacaacctgtgcaacttctgtagggttaaggaatcgcctcatactgccagtagagataattatcaagccaaaatcagcacgagtggaaaaccagccaaaaagatcaagaggagaaacttgaaatgacctccacatgtaacaccagtcctgttttgagggttttctaattgttgccactgaagagCACCTgctgttaattccatgaacaccaatacagctgaaattgattaacgaagCCCTCAGCTGCTGAACCAACCAGAAagttatcagacaggtttaattcaattcatgacaggcccaagaaaaaaaaagagttcctttaatttttgtgagcagtatatattcCATGACCGGTGTTGGGGCATCTGATGCACCCACCTTAGACTGCCACCCAATCCACATTGCACAGACCCTATTTGAGccctcctgcaggtggtgggtcCACTAGAAATGTCTTATAGTGCAAGCCCCAACCCCGGTGAGGCCAATCTAGGCGATGCAAAAGTATCTTGATGGGTAGTACTCTTACAGGGGTTATGAACTGCTCTTTGTCTGGATGGTCACctaggacctgtctgccattaGAGTCCCAACCAGGAGCATAAGTCCCAGACAGCGCAGCTCTTGAGATCACTCGAGCTCTCAAACCATGTTATGGTTCTTGGACAGCCCTGGAATTCCTCGAGGTCCTCCTCCCTGAGGAGGTGGAATAATTGAATGCCAGGGAAATCTGGGAATGTTTGCCTGGACTGCTGCCCCCATATCAATGAATTAATATAAAACAGGCCTGCAGTAAGGATAATACcctattaaaaatagaaaatattgtgACAACAAGGAGATGTGAAAGGATCGAGGGTTGGCAGCTCCAGGCCTGAAGAGCCAGTTCATATTTTCCAGATATTCTTGTCCAATCCACCACTGATTAACTCGTTCTagtgtgtccagccaatcagaacacgaCAGTGCAGGGTATGATAGAAAACACACAGGAATGTAACTTTCAATCCCCACCCCTGATCCTGAATTAGCATTGCAGCTGTTTTTATTAAGCTTCTAATACTTCTGGACTGACTCACTTGAGTCTTCAATCATTCAATCTGtgccagttttttttacttctataaGGTGTTTCAATGGCAGTTTTAGAAACATTGAATAGCACGATTGAATAGTCTTTCAGGACAGGGATTTAGTCTTGTTTGATTTTTCAGACCACACCTACAGTATATATCTACCTAAAGATGCAAATCAGAAAGCTGCATACCTGAGATAGAATGCATAAGCAGACACTTGGTTTCTTAGTTTCATTTCTTTCCTTGATTTAGTAACAAGTCGCAAGAAGCTGAAGAGAGAAGAGAACTAAAGACATCATGCATCAAACAAAGGTAAGAGAACGATTGTTTCGGTTATTTCACAACATTGCAGTTTTACATTGTTTCCTGCAAatctatcatttattttatgttattaattgatacattttttaatctttaatattttttataatactttcataatcatttttgtttaaagaataCAAATAGTTTCGGTCTGATATCAGACATTTAgaatttttcaaacagaatgAAGCCTTTTTTCAGGGTGCACATGTAACCTTCTGTgcaaaaagaaaggaaatagTTTACACGCATGACACATAATACACAATTTCATCTAAATGGAATCTGTTTCGTTATTTCTCTGGTTTCCTCCTGAAACAAAGACGGATCAGTTCAAAAAAATTGTGAAGTGGTGATGCCCCACATTCCCTATTATGatattgagaaagaaaaagaatctaAAGCTACAATTTGTGTTTCTCATTCATTAATTAACAAgctttttaatcataaaaaataagatggACTGGTGACgcctaaataacacattttttaacatactgtgGTCACTTTTCTATGctttagaatctactgaaaTTGCATTGATTGTGTTGAAAAGTTGTGTTAAGCAATGTGTTGCAACAATGGCACACGAGACGTCTCTGTTTTGGCAGGCGACTCCTCCTGTTCCCCTTCCACGGAAGCACTTGACCTCTAAGGCAACATCTCTTGACGAGGAGCAGCTACGTTCTAACCGTTCGCCTGAGGCTCCGGCAGAGGTTCGTGCTCGGGTTCAGCAATAGgcagtgaaacatttttgacatgacATCGTGAAAACACTGACCTCTTTTGCTTGAATTCAGACAAGTCCCTGTCCGACCAAACCACCCCCGGTGCTGCCCAAAACAAAGATCATCAGGCAGAAATCGGAAATGATTCAAACTTTTCCACTTTATGAAGAAATGCAGCCGCCAACGTATGAAGAAGTGTTGAAGGTGGTGTTCTTTGgattgatttttacatttcagaaacTCTTGTCTTGAGGAGGTTAAACAGGTGAAACCGGAGTAACTTCTATAAGTATGTGATGATAGTTCAGAAGTGATGCAAGACTGCATTGCAACCACAAATGAGGATGCATACTATCTCTGCATGAATGACAGTgcaggagaaaaatgaagacgacTTCACATGCTTACATGAAGACACGTTTTTGTATTCCCCTTGTCTCTTGGTTTAACAATGAGGAACCTTAATGCACTGCTTAAaaacccacttcaatcatctattgatctattttaaaagcattcccacggaaacttgaattattattatgctgtttttagccacaattttaaaaatgtgtcattttctaggacatagtttctccagagcagcagtagttcactGGATATTCTGTTGGTGCAGAataaggcccaatccaaattcttcccttcttccttccccttcatttagccttCCAAATGgggagttatgaaaaaatagtgtctcagaatttggacgtcacttttgtttgatgacatcaccaGTCATTGCCGGTCCgctagcgcggagcttccaacgctcaaatatacataacagcagTGGTTTTATGATATTAAAAAGGTCATACtagaacaaaaagtcattacttacaattaaatataaacttctgtggaTCAGAGCGCACCCATATGAATAAAAGTGCATCTCAGCCCAATCCGGTTAACTCTCACAATGGTGGACTTTGTATCCCTTTGCttgaaggattttaaaaaatatatatattccagACCCCAC from the Oryzias melastigma strain HK-1 linkage group LG1, ASM292280v2, whole genome shotgun sequence genome contains:
- the rps19bp1 gene encoding ribosomal protein S19 binding protein 1, which encodes MSVSLIRRGLELLSDDIEDLKVKKKKTTPNTAAAMEQISTNRQGVTRQVKRLQGRLGPGKSKATVKDKRIKSAIEEFRKKQGKTNLSANLKYFTKTTSKPTGSDTFKIQNHNKGRQSRNRPDNPAKKPKETQSLFTEEEFQQFQKEYFGKTVEESS